A genomic window from Sphingobacterium sp. BN32 includes:
- a CDS encoding AraC family transcriptional regulator has translation MGPYLLLVTGQIVVFSFFFSKTLKRKENKDQILFIILFCCSLGLISKLIIQFSNSAVNFEYGISSTIGFSTFAFLYSKHIFSQKPIRRVELICFSLPFFSTAIIFMIELLFNKGIAHYQGLAKAIDFYVFNFRRFILAICFLGNIYLLVKYWDSVKKRARTNEIGLALSFICYNFFLCFLISSSLLFKPFDYQFILYLGLASSSIIVLLIVYFRFVNPYRDSLGLSVQTASRLSGDMRKTNEEKYQKNSAKIEGLRPLVAQIDELMIKEQPFLNPEFAHSDLAKSLSISNHDLSIILNNLMDSNFYQYINSKRVSYFIAHAHRIVQEDQNILNLAYESGFQSKSTFNKYFKMETGQSPTEFLKEKVSKIS, from the coding sequence ATGGGGCCATATCTATTACTTGTAACAGGACAGATTGTGGTTTTTAGCTTTTTCTTTTCGAAGACTTTGAAACGAAAGGAGAATAAAGACCAGATTCTCTTTATTATTTTATTTTGCTGCAGCTTAGGCTTGATTTCCAAACTGATTATTCAGTTTTCAAATTCGGCAGTCAATTTCGAATACGGCATTTCGTCGACCATTGGTTTTTCAACTTTTGCCTTTCTCTATAGCAAACATATTTTCTCCCAGAAGCCTATTCGAAGGGTTGAACTCATCTGCTTCTCTCTACCGTTCTTTAGCACCGCAATTATTTTTATGATCGAACTGCTCTTTAATAAAGGAATTGCTCATTATCAAGGACTGGCGAAGGCGATTGATTTTTATGTATTTAATTTTCGGCGATTTATCCTTGCCATTTGTTTCCTTGGCAACATCTATTTGCTAGTTAAATATTGGGATAGCGTTAAAAAACGTGCTCGGACGAACGAAATAGGATTAGCATTAAGTTTCATTTGCTACAATTTTTTCCTCTGTTTCCTTATCTCGAGCTCTTTGTTGTTCAAGCCCTTTGATTATCAATTCATTCTTTATTTGGGACTGGCGAGTTCATCGATTATCGTCCTATTGATCGTGTATTTCAGATTTGTTAATCCGTATAGGGACAGTTTGGGTCTATCTGTACAAACGGCGAGTAGATTAAGTGGGGATATGAGGAAGACGAATGAGGAAAAGTATCAGAAGAACAGTGCGAAGATTGAGGGATTAAGACCACTCGTTGCTCAGATCGATGAACTGATGATTAAAGAACAGCCTTTTCTCAATCCTGAGTTTGCGCATTCTGACCTTGCCAAGAGTTTATCGATCAGCAATCATGATCTTTCCATTATCCTCAATAATTTAATGGACTCCAATTTTTATCAATACATCAACTCAAAACGAGTATCCTATTTCATTGCTCATGCGCATCGAATTGTTCAGGAAGATCAGAATATTTTAAATCTGGCATACGAATCGGGCTTTCAGTCCAAGAGTACATTCAATAAGTATTTCAAGATGGAGACCGGACAATCGCCTACGGAGTTTCTTAAAGAAAAGGTATCGAAGATTTCCTAA